The Candidatus Zixiibacteriota bacterium region TCCGGCCGGTAAAACTGTCGATTTCGGTCATAAGAAGATTCACCAGCTGATTCGGTTCGGCCGCCGGGTGGCTCGAGAGAAACTGCAAAAGCCGGTTGTCGCCGAACATCTCCCCGGTTCCGTTTTCGGCATCGGTAACGCCATCGGTATAAAGCACCAGCAGGTCGCCGCTCTGCATCTGATGAGCGCACTCCTGAAAAACGAACTGCTCATGAACCCCAAGGACACCGCCGGTTGGCTCCAAAAGCTCAATAGCGCCCCCGTTGCGCACTATAATCGGCGGGCAGTGGCCGGCGTTTGCCATAAGAAGCCGGGAACTCTGATTGGTACCGGATTCGAGAGCGATACAGACAAAAGAGACAAACTTGGTCACCGGCACATTGCGGCAAAGCCAGCGATTGAGACGGGTCACCAGTTGGCTGGGAGATTCGATTTCATCGGCAAGGATTTTGAGCGCCCCCTGAATGTTGGACATAAGAAGACCGGCCGGAAGCCCCTTGCCCATGGCGTCGGCAATCACAATGCGGGCCGAGCGGCCGCCGGTGAAGAAGTCGTAGTAATCGCCGCCGACTATCCGCGCCGCCAGCGATTTCACCGCCAGGTCAAAACCGTCAATATGAACAACCGTCTGCGGCAGCAGAGCGCGATGAATTTTGGAAGCGAGGAATAGCTCTTCTTCCAGCTGGTTGCGCTCCTGCTGGGTGATACATTCGAGGCAGATCTGCGCCGTCGGCTGGATTTCCAGACGATGGTG contains the following coding sequences:
- a CDS encoding SpoIIE family protein phosphatase, producing MTIADLEHFRNLLLERQNNVVQWLASPEDAGQEEVDKVQNLLTEIKDALKRVEHQDFGVCTVCQGEIEHHRLEIQPTAQICLECITQQERNQLEEELFLASKIHRALLPQTVVHIDGFDLAVKSLAARIVGGDYYDFFTGGRSARIVIADAMGKGLPAGLLMSNIQGALKILADEIESPSQLVTRLNRWLCRNVPVTKFVSFVCIALESGTNQSSRLLMANAGHCPPIIVRNGGAIELLEPTGGVLGVHEQFVFQECAHQMQSGDLLVLYTDGVTDAENGTGEMFGDNRLLQFLSSHPAAEPNQLVNLLMTEIDSFTGRKELSDDLTIIALRRQ